Sequence from the Panicum virgatum strain AP13 chromosome 5N, P.virgatum_v5, whole genome shotgun sequence genome:
CGTCTCTCAGCTAGAGAGAGAAACAAGAGAGAGAACCCGCAGCCTAGTAGTGAATCTGactaaaatataaatatataattttgcgataaatatttttataataataagAAATCAAAGTTAACTTTGGAGACCGTGTCACTATCCAAAACAACTTTCTTTTCGAGTATGGAGAGAGTAATTAGACTTCGTTTAATACTCTAAATAGCAAAATTctcatttgatgtgatagagctaaactttagccctTGGAATCCAAACAACTCGTAGAATCCCCTCCTCGTTTTGAATGGAGCCATCTGTCGGTATATATTTAGGCCTCCTTTGGAACGGAGGAAAATTTCATGTTTCCTgtgaaattaaactgaattttGTGAAATTCTTGTATAATCCTATGAAATTCCTGCCAAAGGAGATTTTGTTACACGTATCTTTCGTACCATGTGCAGGATTACTGTATGTTCCAACTCCGAATTTGGACACTGAATTGTAGTTGGATGTGGTGGGCCAAGATTCCGTTACTTGGTGTAGGAAAGGAATTGGGGCGCGGCTCTTGCCATTTGGTTCTATTTAGGGCTGATTCTTCTGAACAGAAACAACGCTGCTTGTTGAAGAAGCCTGATCAATGAACTGATATACAGAGAGGTGGAAGATTTGGATACAAGATCCCGGTCAAAGGCATCGTCAGCAACACCCACAAAACCGCCTTTAGGGGGGCTCCCTAGTTAGCGTGCGCCAGGAGCCGAACTAACAAACGATTTCGGACAGGGCAAAACTTTCTGTTGTTGGACTCCGTTTCATTTCCTTTCCGTTTTTGCTTCCGCAGACAAGGGGCGCAGCTAATAATCAGCGCGCGCCAATTTATTTCTTCATAAATTTCTATTTTTAGATAGTTAATTCTAATATATGTGTACAACTTTTTTCAGACAAATATCAGGTGCTATTTTTTCAACGTAACTACTAAATAACATTTTTCAGCATAACTTTTATGATACTTATAATTTTTACGCATAATTTTTCAAGCCAACTATTTATAGGATAATTTTTTAACACAGCAGGGACAAATTTTATGCATAACTTTTTTCAACCTCCTTACTAAATGATAACTTTGTACATAACTTTCACGAAAACTTCTCAAACAACTTTGGAGCATATGTTCGTCATAAGATTATAAAAATACAACTTATCGAGataactttttttaaaaaaaatacagaggataatttttcagcacaatttctatgaaaaatgtaattagGAAGACTTCTCGGACAATTTTTTACGTATAAGTTCATCAGACAACTTTTAAGCACAATGGtccatataattttttattataattttcCTAAAATCTTTGTCAAGAAAATTTCTCAAGAGAAAACATAGTAGAAAATAACTCATCATCAGTGACGTACGACAGTGTTTACCAAAAAAATGATAGATGCTGCCATTACACACGGAGGGAAAAAatagaaaggaaagaaaaagcaAATCAATATCTTAGCTTGTCACGTGGGTGGACAGGCGGACACCTGCTTCGTGTGCGTCGCGCGCCGGGAAACTCAATAGGGCTCGATTGTTATTTTGGATTTCCGCCTTTaggtcatgtttagttctcaaaaaaaaatctacagtacccgtcacatcgaattttcgaatatatgcatggagcattaaatataattcaaaaaaataactaattacactgTTAACTGTTTcatatgagatgaatcttttaaatcaaattagtctataatttgacattaattgtcaaatagcaacaaaatatactaaagtatcacaatccaaacttttttcacgaactaaacacacccaaacgAAAGATGCTTTTAGTGTGATCGCTCTATCGTATTCTGGTATCCCTAGCGCCCATTGCAAGACCTTCTATATGCTTTCAAAAAAGCAGAGTTCTACAATAGGTGGTTAATACATAGAGGTTCAGGCAGCTCACGTCGTGTGTCGTGGAAGTTCAGAACGAACGGACTCGCTACAATAAGTGGATTCtagcttctgctgctgctgcttcttcttcttcttcttcttcttcttcttcttcttcttcttcttcttcttcttcttcttcttcttctttcatgCATTTGCAGGCTCCAACTTCACTTCCGGACGTTTTGCTTTGGTCGGTTCATTTCTCGCTCAAGATTTTTGCTGAATAGTGCTTTCAGCCACCCCTTTCTTCTTGACTTTGTAAAAGAAAAGGCGACATGGATGACATGATGTAACATTTGGGAACTGATAGCCCGCATGGAGGCCCAACGATACGCTGAACCTCCGCAGCTAGCGGGCCTGAATCTGCATTCTTCCAAACACACGGCCCAGCAGCCAGATGTCCCTGCTTCAAAACGCGCAACTGCGCCGAtccacgcgcgcgccgccgctgccgccatggccgctcGTGAGCCAAGTCcaacccccgccggcgccgcgagaCATGCATGGACATACGGCTCCAGCTCCTCCCATCCGCCCATCCGCCACACACGGCATGCAAGCTCCGGACGGAGCCCGTCTTCCGCGAGCACCAGCTCACAGCAAGTCTCATCGTCCGCCACGACCCGACCGCGATGGCGCGCTCTCTTCTCAGCCATCTCCTCATCTGCTGCTCCATCGCCGGCGCGTCagacgccgccaccaccgccacacaGAGACCTGCGGAcccctgcgccggccgccgcgtccaCGTCCGGCGCCTGCCCGTGCGCTTCAACCTTGACCTCCTCCggcactgcgccgccgcgttcccgCTGGTGGACCCGAcctcgccggccacctccaccCCCTCCTGCGCCTCGCTCGCGAACCACGGCCTGGGTCCGCGCACCCACCCCCGCAGCCGCTCCTGGTACCGCACCGACGGCCGCCTCCTGGAGCCCTTCTTCCACCGCCGCGTCCTCGAGCGGCGCTGCCTCGTCGACCGCCCCGCCCGCGCCGACGCCGTCTTCGTCCCCTACTACGCCGCGCTCGACGCGCTCCCCTACGCGCTCGACCCCGCGCTGCTCAACTCCTCGGCGCTCCATGGCCTGCCGCTGGCGCGCTTCCTTGCGCGGGACGACCCGCGGACGCTGgcgcgccgccacggccacgaCCACTTCTTCCTCATGGCGGGCCCCGCCTGGGACTACTCGCAACCGCACGACGCCGACCCCAGGATGTACGGCACCACgtcgctgctccgccgccccgagctcgaGAACTTCACCGTCCTCACCGTGGAGTCCCGCGCGTGGCCGTGGCAGGAGCACGCCGTCCCACACCCGACCTCCTTCCACCCGGCGACGCTGCCGCGCCTGCGGGGGTggctcgcccgcgcgcgccgcgcgcaccgGACGGCGCTCATGCTCTACGTTGGCGGCGTGTCCCGCCCGTCGCGCCCCAACATCCGGGGCTCCATCCTTGCCGAGTGCGCCAACGCCACGGCCGCCGTCTGCACCGTCGTCGACTGCTCCGGCGGCGCCTGCGCGCTGGACCCGCTCATGTACATGCGGCCCATGCTCAGGGCCAAGTTCTGCCTGGAGCCGCCGGGGGACACGCCGTCGCGCCGCTCCACCTTCGACGCCATCGTCGCCGGGTGCGTGCCGGTGTTCTTCGAGCATGCGGGGGCCAGGACGCAGTACGGCTGGCACCTGCCACGCCGGAGGTACGACGAGTTCTCCGTCACCATACCCAAGGAGTCGGTGGTGCTGGGGGACGTCAGGATCGCCGACGTTCTAGCGGCGGTGCCCGATGCCGACGTGGCCAGGATGCGGGCGCGCCTGCTGGAGCTCGCGCCCAGGGTCGTGTACCGGCGCCACGGGAGCACCGCGGAGCTGAGG
This genomic interval carries:
- the LOC120672163 gene encoding probable xyloglucan galactosyltransferase GT19, encoding MDIRLQLLPSAHPPHTACKLRTEPVFREHQLTASLIVRHDPTAMARSLLSHLLICCSIAGASDAATTATQRPADPCAGRRVHVRRLPVRFNLDLLRHCAAAFPLVDPTSPATSTPSCASLANHGLGPRTHPRSRSWYRTDGRLLEPFFHRRVLERRCLVDRPARADAVFVPYYAALDALPYALDPALLNSSALHGLPLARFLARDDPRTLARRHGHDHFFLMAGPAWDYSQPHDADPRMYGTTSLLRRPELENFTVLTVESRAWPWQEHAVPHPTSFHPATLPRLRGWLARARRAHRTALMLYVGGVSRPSRPNIRGSILAECANATAAVCTVVDCSGGACALDPLMYMRPMLRAKFCLEPPGDTPSRRSTFDAIVAGCVPVFFEHAGARTQYGWHLPRRRYDEFSVTIPKESVVLGDVRIADVLAAVPDADVARMRARLLELAPRVVYRRHGSTAELREASKDAVDLAVEGALRRIRRRVHVLEDGDPDAIYSLEDDDDLL